The following are encoded together in the Streptomyces tsukubensis genome:
- a CDS encoding polysaccharide deacetylase family protein produces MNQPVPILMYHAVTQTPNDSTRALSVSPAAFAEQMALIAERGATPLTTEGLAAAWRGDAPLPPRPVLITFDDGYEGVHRYALPVLAAHGFSSTLFVSTGWLRGAHDTGGGLDTMLDWDQVRELARHGTEIGGHSHTHPPLDQLGDDALATELGLCAEIVAEETGTRPRSFAYPYGHSDRRVRRGVREAGFRQSLAVGNGLARRAQGPYALHRVTVRRSTGTGEFGRLLDGRAITRTFAGDRALTKGYALVRSVRKLRRKATRTRV; encoded by the coding sequence ATGAACCAGCCGGTGCCGATTCTCATGTACCACGCGGTGACGCAGACGCCGAACGACTCGACGAGGGCGCTCTCCGTCTCACCCGCGGCGTTCGCGGAGCAGATGGCGCTGATCGCGGAGCGCGGAGCCACGCCCCTGACGACGGAGGGCCTCGCGGCGGCTTGGCGCGGTGACGCGCCGTTGCCACCGCGTCCTGTGCTGATCACCTTCGACGACGGTTACGAGGGCGTGCACAGGTACGCGCTGCCCGTACTGGCCGCGCACGGTTTCTCCTCGACTCTGTTCGTGTCGACGGGCTGGCTGCGCGGTGCCCATGACACGGGCGGCGGGCTCGACACGATGCTGGACTGGGACCAGGTCCGCGAACTCGCCAGGCACGGGACGGAGATCGGCGGCCACAGCCACACCCACCCCCCGCTCGACCAGCTCGGGGACGACGCGCTCGCCACGGAGTTGGGGCTCTGCGCGGAGATCGTGGCCGAGGAGACCGGTACCCGCCCCCGGTCCTTCGCCTATCCGTACGGCCATTCCGACCGGCGGGTGCGGCGCGGGGTGCGCGAGGCAGGTTTCCGGCAGTCGCTCGCCGTCGGCAACGGCCTGGCCAGGCGCGCCCAGGGGCCTTACGCGCTCCACCGGGTGACCGTGCGCCGCTCCACAGGGACAGGGGAGTTCGGGCGGCTGCTCGACGGCCGCGCGATCACCCGCACCTTCGCCGGGGACCGTGCCCTCACCAAGGGATACGCCCTGGTACGCAGTGTTCGTAAGCTCCGCCGGAAGGCCACCCGTACCCGTGTCTGA
- a CDS encoding lipopolysaccharide biosynthesis protein gives MSDTTTAQKESRTPEPPRRPGGLGRLRLPGKGGGGGSPLFRNAYALMLNTGISAVLGLGFWLAAARHYTEASVGQGSAAIAAMKLIAGLTAVTLTGALARFIPVSGRTTGRLIFRTYAGSSLIVAVAAGVFLATLDLWGPSYRFLHGPLTGLGFVAAVIAWSLLTLQDGVLTGLRSALWVPVGNTVFSAVKLVLLVALAAAIPTAGVFVSWVAAIAVSVVPLGWLVFRRLVPRHVKATERSAHPPTVREMGRFLAGDYTGSLFSLAVVYLVPVLVASQVSAADNAYFYITTTIGGTVNLLAINMGASLTVEGSHDPARLAANTRAALRRMARIMLPICGLLFLGAPYILGVFGAGYADAATPLLRWFAGGALLRVVMEVYFGVLRAQSRTSGLAYLQGLLCVLVLGLTLLLLPRMGLTGAGVAEISSLAVIASIASVKLLGVLRAAPRSAAPPEDALPAGSEVPVGPGPEPASTAVSASAALSGPVPPVDEGPAAGRRHGPSWALRASLEPDTINMGVLPSLEHQELRPDVRPGPGTPAGGVPVVDLDAEDSRTEELGARVLGVTDPGTQEFGRSELGGKDIGGAELGAALGTARESGAGTGPPSSPSPLPSPSSPSVNVATVVGEEEPPRFPAGLRLRRPSVRSGVLWALLAVALGLYWAPLGGIGESQLDRMGGLGLITILPMPTLAGAVLLVCVFAGLLWMDRPHRALLLVTLAATVVSLHALPAVLEAQPRFATAWQHLGFLDYIDRTGTAVPDLDARWSWPGFFAAASFIASACGFSDLSGLLRWWPLIMQLAYLAPMFLLLRSVRGGWRGKWSGLWIFALSGWVGQDYFSPQGYTYLLYLAFVAILLVWFRAPRTLWVRRRPGEAEVLPTDRRARATLLLVLIALFAATVPAHQLTPFVMLGVLIVLVLVGRSELRGLPMLFAMMVAVWIGLFAEPYWSGHFDELFGGIGGVGGNVTSSVSGRIEGGSSTHQLVLYARVAMAGGVLALACWGWWRRREARYSERALIVLTFVPFLGFGLQSYGGEMALRVFMFALPGAALLAGLALFPRAGVTAEERDKDKLSLAPLAALLVGLLLMGGFLVARWGNEPFERTRAGEVAAMDFVYAHDDPTVRVLWMSNDTVDNVTPAMPWGAKDMEKVSYVPTLAPVDPVLVSGLVKALKDAGPHSYLMVNRSQSVYLQLDAGYSRGWQQRLTANLDARPELTKSFTNTDVAMYALRSQPDGPVEKADPGPVGPQVTWTPWTVVGGIAALALVFLLTAREIVRVAVRPGMRKLRWLQSTFWFSLPLLAVVLAALVQRFMTMA, from the coding sequence GTGTCTGACACGACCACCGCCCAGAAGGAAAGCCGCACGCCCGAGCCGCCCCGCCGGCCGGGGGGTCTCGGCAGGCTGCGCCTGCCGGGGAAGGGCGGCGGGGGCGGCAGCCCGCTGTTCCGCAACGCCTACGCGCTGATGCTGAACACCGGCATCTCGGCCGTGCTCGGGCTGGGGTTCTGGCTGGCCGCAGCCCGGCACTACACCGAGGCGTCGGTCGGCCAGGGCTCCGCGGCCATCGCCGCCATGAAGCTCATCGCGGGGCTGACCGCGGTGACGCTGACCGGGGCGCTCGCCCGTTTCATCCCGGTGTCGGGGCGGACGACGGGGCGGCTCATCTTCCGTACCTACGCGGGCAGTTCCCTGATCGTGGCGGTCGCGGCCGGGGTCTTCCTCGCCACCCTCGACCTCTGGGGACCCTCGTACCGCTTTCTGCACGGTCCGCTGACCGGGCTCGGCTTTGTCGCCGCCGTCATCGCCTGGTCGCTGCTGACGCTCCAGGACGGCGTACTCACGGGGCTGCGCAGCGCCCTCTGGGTGCCGGTGGGCAATACCGTCTTCTCCGCGGTCAAGCTCGTGCTGCTGGTGGCGCTGGCCGCCGCGATCCCCACGGCGGGCGTCTTCGTCTCCTGGGTCGCGGCCATCGCGGTCTCCGTCGTACCGCTCGGGTGGCTCGTCTTCCGTCGGCTGGTGCCACGCCACGTGAAGGCGACCGAGCGGAGCGCCCACCCGCCGACCGTACGGGAGATGGGCCGTTTCCTCGCCGGTGACTACACGGGGTCGCTCTTCTCGCTCGCCGTGGTCTATCTCGTGCCGGTGCTGGTCGCCTCGCAGGTCAGCGCCGCCGACAACGCGTATTTCTACATCACCACGACCATCGGCGGCACGGTCAACCTGCTGGCGATCAACATGGGCGCCTCGCTGACCGTCGAGGGGTCGCACGACCCGGCCAGGCTGGCCGCCAATACCCGGGCCGCGCTGCGCAGGATGGCGCGGATCATGCTGCCGATCTGCGGGCTTCTCTTCCTCGGCGCGCCCTACATCCTCGGTGTGTTCGGCGCCGGGTACGCCGACGCGGCGACCCCGCTGCTGCGCTGGTTCGCGGGTGGCGCGCTGCTGCGGGTGGTCATGGAGGTCTACTTCGGGGTGTTGCGTGCGCAGAGCAGGACCTCCGGACTCGCCTACCTCCAGGGCCTGTTGTGCGTGCTCGTACTGGGGCTGACGCTGCTTCTGCTGCCCCGGATGGGGCTGACGGGGGCCGGTGTCGCTGAGATCTCCAGTCTGGCCGTGATCGCCTCGATCGCCTCGGTCAAACTGCTGGGGGTGCTCAGGGCCGCGCCACGCTCCGCCGCGCCGCCGGAGGACGCGCTACCGGCCGGCTCCGAGGTGCCCGTGGGTCCTGGGCCGGAGCCCGCCTCCACCGCGGTCTCCGCCTCCGCCGCGCTCTCGGGGCCCGTACCGCCCGTCGACGAGGGCCCCGCGGCGGGACGGCGGCACGGCCCGAGCTGGGCCCTGCGCGCCTCACTCGAACCCGACACCATCAACATGGGGGTACTGCCCAGCCTGGAACACCAGGAGCTGAGACCCGACGTGCGGCCGGGTCCTGGAACCCCTGCGGGAGGTGTGCCCGTCGTGGACCTCGACGCGGAGGATTCCCGTACGGAGGAGTTGGGCGCGCGGGTCCTCGGCGTGACGGATCCCGGTACGCAGGAGTTCGGCAGGTCCGAGCTGGGCGGCAAGGACATCGGTGGGGCGGAGCTGGGCGCGGCGCTCGGCACGGCGCGGGAGTCCGGGGCGGGCACCGGTCCGCCGTCCTCGCCCTCCCCACTCCCCTCGCCGTCCTCGCCGTCGGTGAACGTCGCCACCGTCGTAGGCGAGGAGGAGCCGCCGCGGTTTCCCGCTGGTCTTCGCCTCCGCCGCCCCTCCGTGAGATCAGGCGTCCTCTGGGCCCTGCTCGCCGTGGCGCTCGGACTGTACTGGGCGCCGCTCGGTGGCATCGGTGAGAGCCAGTTGGACCGGATGGGCGGGCTCGGGCTGATCACCATCCTGCCGATGCCGACCTTGGCCGGCGCGGTACTGCTCGTATGCGTCTTCGCCGGGCTGCTCTGGATGGACCGCCCGCACCGCGCCCTGCTGCTGGTGACGCTGGCCGCGACCGTCGTCTCCCTGCACGCGCTGCCCGCGGTCCTGGAGGCGCAGCCGAGGTTCGCGACGGCGTGGCAGCATCTCGGTTTCCTCGACTACATCGACAGGACCGGCACCGCGGTGCCCGACCTGGACGCGCGCTGGAGCTGGCCGGGCTTCTTCGCCGCCGCCTCGTTCATCGCGAGCGCCTGCGGATTCTCGGACCTGTCCGGGCTGCTGCGCTGGTGGCCGCTGATCATGCAACTCGCCTACCTCGCGCCGATGTTCCTGCTGCTGCGCTCCGTACGCGGGGGCTGGCGCGGGAAGTGGTCGGGGCTGTGGATCTTCGCCCTGAGCGGCTGGGTCGGTCAGGACTACTTCTCGCCGCAGGGCTACACCTATCTGCTGTACCTGGCGTTCGTGGCGATCCTGCTGGTCTGGTTCCGCGCGCCACGCACCCTGTGGGTACGGCGGCGTCCCGGCGAGGCCGAGGTACTGCCGACCGACAGGCGCGCTCGCGCCACACTGCTCCTCGTTCTCATCGCGCTCTTCGCCGCGACGGTGCCCGCGCACCAGCTCACCCCCTTCGTGATGCTGGGGGTACTGATCGTCCTGGTACTGGTGGGCCGCAGCGAGCTGCGCGGGCTGCCGATGCTCTTCGCGATGATGGTGGCCGTCTGGATCGGCCTCTTCGCGGAGCCCTACTGGTCGGGCCATTTCGACGAACTGTTCGGAGGCATCGGTGGCGTCGGCGGCAATGTGACGTCCTCCGTGTCGGGCCGGATCGAGGGCGGCAGCTCCACTCACCAGCTGGTGCTCTACGCGCGGGTGGCGATGGCAGGCGGGGTGCTGGCCCTGGCCTGCTGGGGCTGGTGGCGACGGCGGGAGGCCAGGTACAGCGAACGCGCGCTGATCGTCCTCACCTTCGTGCCCTTCCTCGGTTTCGGTCTGCAGTCGTACGGCGGCGAGATGGCGCTGCGTGTCTTCATGTTCGCCCTGCCGGGGGCCGCGCTGCTCGCGGGGCTCGCGCTGTTCCCGCGTGCGGGGGTGACAGCGGAGGAACGCGACAAGGACAAGCTGTCCCTGGCGCCGCTGGCCGCGCTGCTGGTGGGGCTGCTGCTCATGGGCGGCTTTCTGGTGGCCAGATGGGGCAATGAACCGTTCGAACGGACCCGCGCGGGCGAGGTCGCGGCCATGGACTTCGTCTACGCCCACGACGATCCGACGGTACGGGTGCTGTGGATGAGCAACGACACCGTGGACAACGTGACCCCCGCGATGCCGTGGGGGGCGAAGGACATGGAGAAGGTGAGCTACGTCCCCACGCTCGCGCCGGTCGATCCGGTGCTGGTGTCGGGGCTGGTGAAGGCGCTCAAGGACGCGGGACCGCACTCCTACCTGATGGTCAACCGGAGCCAGTCGGTCTATCTCCAGCTCGACGCGGGCTACTCCAGGGGCTGGCAGCAGCGGCTGACCGCCAACCTGGACGCGCGGCCCGAGCTGACGAAGTCGTTCACCAACACGGATGTCGCGATGTACGCACTGCGGAGTCAGCCGGACGGCCCGGTGGAGAAGGCCGATCCGGGTCCTGTGGGGCCGCAGGTCACCTGGACACCGTGGACGGTCGTCGGCGGGATCGCCGCCCTGGCGCTGGTCTTCCTGCTCACGGCGCGGGAGATCGTCCGGGTGGCGGTCCGTCCTGGGATGCGTAAGCTCCGCTGGCTTCAGTCCACGTTCTGGTTCTCGCTCCCGCTGCTCGCGGTGGTGCTGGCCGCGCTGGTGCAGCGGTTCATGACGATGGCGTGA
- a CDS encoding GH39 family glycosyl hydrolase, protein MGRHGWDSGARRWRLTALFGVGVAVMALALTLWNTVPGGAGGATGTTPEGATVHGTPATPASPVRPELGWGFTHTQYSADEGDSAAVRRAGGLLSGITSLPQNQHLMGWGASNPEPVPGRYDFTEMDRRVDFIRSSGGTPLVTLCCAPDWMKGGARNSGHTDWSQQALETAPDRDHYRDFAKLAGTVARRYPDVKHFVVWNEFKGFWDDGKGRWDYEGYTELYNMVYAELKKVDKDILVGGPYLVMDSLDPRQRGGAASSEVKGDWGSMDRRVLDAFDYWNKHKDGADFVVVDGSSYTVDDELAPDEFRATEKFTAVGRWVRERTGDLPLWWAEYYVEPGDNNDDRDGWSEPHRDAVQAAGMIAMARGGATTGFYWNPQNKGADCAGCLWRSTELSDGGTELPMLKLIARFDKEFGPGTRYEKVSVAADDVANVRVLADDKALLVVNTLDRPISAKVDGRRFTMRGYEVKWLKR, encoded by the coding sequence ATGGGACGGCATGGGTGGGACTCAGGCGCACGGCGGTGGCGGCTCACCGCACTGTTCGGCGTGGGCGTGGCGGTGATGGCGCTGGCGCTGACCCTGTGGAACACGGTGCCGGGGGGAGCGGGCGGCGCGACGGGCACCACACCCGAAGGCGCCACCGTGCACGGCACCCCCGCGACCCCCGCGAGCCCGGTCCGTCCCGAACTGGGCTGGGGCTTCACCCACACCCAGTACAGCGCGGACGAGGGCGACTCCGCAGCCGTACGACGCGCGGGCGGCCTGCTCTCCGGGATCACGTCCCTGCCGCAGAACCAGCACCTCATGGGGTGGGGCGCGAGCAACCCGGAACCGGTACCCGGGCGTTACGACTTCACGGAGATGGACCGCCGCGTCGACTTCATCCGCTCCTCGGGCGGCACCCCCCTCGTCACCCTGTGCTGCGCCCCCGACTGGATGAAGGGCGGCGCGAGGAACTCCGGCCACACCGACTGGAGCCAGCAGGCACTGGAGACGGCCCCCGACCGTGACCACTACAGGGACTTCGCGAAACTCGCCGGCACGGTCGCCCGCCGCTACCCGGACGTCAAACACTTCGTCGTCTGGAACGAGTTCAAGGGTTTCTGGGACGACGGCAAGGGCCGCTGGGACTACGAGGGCTACACCGAGCTGTACAACATGGTGTACGCCGAGCTGAAGAAGGTCGACAAGGACATCCTCGTCGGCGGCCCCTACCTGGTGATGGACAGCCTCGACCCCCGCCAGCGGGGCGGAGCGGCGTCCTCCGAGGTCAAGGGCGACTGGGGCAGCATGGACCGGCGTGTCCTCGACGCCTTCGACTACTGGAACAAGCACAAGGACGGCGCGGACTTCGTCGTGGTCGACGGCTCCAGCTACACGGTCGACGACGAGCTGGCCCCCGACGAGTTCCGGGCGACGGAGAAGTTCACGGCCGTCGGGCGCTGGGTACGCGAGCGCACCGGTGACCTGCCGCTGTGGTGGGCGGAGTACTACGTCGAACCCGGCGACAACAACGACGACCGCGACGGCTGGTCGGAGCCGCACAGGGACGCGGTGCAGGCGGCCGGGATGATCGCCATGGCCCGCGGCGGCGCCACCACGGGCTTCTACTGGAACCCGCAGAACAAGGGCGCCGACTGCGCGGGCTGCCTGTGGCGCTCCACGGAACTGTCCGACGGCGGCACAGAACTGCCGATGCTGAAGCTCATCGCCCGCTTCGACAAGGAGTTCGGACCGGGTACCCGCTACGAGAAGGTGTCGGTCGCCGCCGACGACGTGGCGAACGTACGGGTCCTCGCCGACGACAAGGCGCTCCTCGTCGTCAACACCCTCGACCGTCCGATCAGCGCGAAGGTCGACGGCCGTCGGTTCACCATGCGGGGCTACGAGGTGAAGTGGCTCAAGCGCTGA
- a CDS encoding DUF5925 domain-containing protein: MRRAEPCRIMGGMSANPHDALPIRLAVDDNDSPSDIVDALFLGRFATGEQPFSHSSNIERVKAGVTLLPPEAAVLRSARDDDRSAVLAEGEGWTVLVSRWSRGADVTVTATSQELAEKTLTRITDGAQDEPEPQPDDVTMGFWYVSPRRGPYRTTRQISAGTWDEVRQNYTTPVAEAMGGLMKTTPEDISGRLLLLHGPPGTGKTSALRTLARSWRDWCQVDCVLDPERLFNDVGYLMDIAIGEEDGTSGGRWRLLLLEDCDELIRGEAKHTAGQALSRLLNLTDGLLGQGRNVLVGVTTNEDLERLHPAVVRPGRCLARIEVGRLTRDESLAWLGEEAERGQAGEEAVGREGATLAELYAKRRGTGPASVPDQREDTNAGLYL, from the coding sequence ATGCGTCGGGCGGAGCCGTGCCGGATCATGGGCGGCATGTCTGCCAACCCGCATGACGCACTGCCGATCAGACTCGCCGTGGACGACAACGACTCCCCCTCCGACATCGTCGACGCACTGTTCCTCGGCCGCTTCGCCACGGGCGAGCAGCCGTTCTCCCACAGTTCCAACATCGAACGCGTCAAGGCCGGCGTGACACTGCTGCCGCCCGAGGCCGCCGTGCTGCGCAGCGCCCGTGACGACGACCGCAGCGCCGTCCTGGCCGAGGGCGAGGGATGGACCGTACTCGTCTCCCGGTGGAGCAGGGGCGCGGACGTGACGGTGACCGCGACCAGCCAGGAACTGGCCGAGAAGACCCTCACCCGGATCACCGACGGGGCCCAGGACGAGCCGGAACCGCAGCCCGACGACGTCACCATGGGGTTCTGGTACGTGTCACCGCGCCGGGGCCCCTACCGGACGACCCGGCAGATCTCCGCGGGCACCTGGGACGAGGTCAGGCAGAACTACACCACCCCCGTCGCCGAGGCGATGGGCGGGCTGATGAAGACGACACCAGAGGACATCTCGGGGCGGCTGCTCCTGCTGCACGGCCCGCCCGGCACCGGCAAGACCTCCGCGCTGCGGACGCTGGCCCGCTCCTGGCGGGACTGGTGCCAGGTGGACTGCGTACTCGACCCCGAGCGGCTCTTCAACGACGTCGGCTATCTCATGGACATCGCGATCGGCGAGGAGGACGGGACATCCGGCGGGCGCTGGCGGCTGCTGCTCCTGGAGGACTGCGACGAGCTGATCAGGGGCGAGGCCAAGCACACGGCGGGCCAGGCCCTCTCGCGGCTGCTGAATCTGACGGACGGGCTGCTCGGCCAGGGCCGCAACGTCCTCGTCGGCGTCACCACCAACGAGGACCTGGAACGGCTGCACCCCGCGGTGGTCAGGCCGGGGCGCTGCCTGGCCAGGATCGAGGTCGGCAGGCTCACCCGAGACGAGTCACTGGCGTGGCTGGGCGAGGAGGCCGAGCGGGGCCAGGCCGGTGAGGAGGCGGTGGGGCGCGAAGGGGCGACCCTCGCCGAGCTGTACGCGAAGCGGCGCGGCACCGGCCCGGCCTCCGTCCCCGACCAGCGCGAGGACACCAACGCGGGGCTGTACTTGTAG
- a CDS encoding GntR family transcriptional regulator produces the protein MTLKIDIDHAAATPPYEQLRTQISGQALSGRLPVGYKLPTVRGLAAELGLAANTVAKAYRVLEADGVVETRGRAGTFVAAADDAAGQEAANAARAYAERAARLGLDRAAARAAVEDALRAVYPSGEG, from the coding sequence GTGACCTTGAAGATCGACATCGACCACGCGGCGGCGACCCCGCCCTACGAGCAGCTGCGCACCCAGATCTCCGGCCAGGCGCTCTCCGGGCGGTTGCCCGTCGGCTACAAACTGCCGACGGTGCGCGGTCTCGCCGCCGAACTCGGTCTCGCCGCCAACACCGTCGCCAAGGCCTACCGGGTCCTTGAGGCCGACGGCGTGGTCGAGACCAGGGGCCGGGCCGGGACCTTCGTCGCTGCGGCCGACGACGCGGCGGGCCAGGAGGCGGCCAACGCGGCCCGCGCCTACGCGGAACGGGCCGCCCGCCTCGGCCTCGACAGGGCCGCGGCCCGCGCCGCCGTCGAGGACGCGCTGCGGGCGGTCTACCCGTCGGGGGAGGGCTGA
- a CDS encoding GNAT family N-acetyltransferase, with amino-acid sequence MTLTIRDLDPDSPEDVAGTVDVLRAAIPFMVTTAEVISWSLRNAAPAQRYRLLTAVEDGRVIGRAQTGLSHDSPKPGAAFCNVYVHPDHRGRGAGSLLVRAAEDHLREVGGTSVYSWVLDEPAYRSFAGRAGYRPLRSAHFLRLDLTAGLPPLTEPPSGVELRTAADFAADPRAVFALDAEVSADEPSDVGAELDDYEDWLEHIWGHPLLDREVTTIAVAGGRPVAFSAAYTDGVSQYSSAMTGTARDHRGRGLAKLVKNTALHRAREAGLTEAFTGNDAENGPMLAINKWFGYEVAATEVHHLRELG; translated from the coding sequence ATGACTCTCACGATTCGCGACCTCGACCCCGACTCCCCGGAGGACGTGGCCGGTACGGTCGACGTCCTGCGCGCGGCGATCCCCTTCATGGTGACGACTGCGGAGGTGATCTCCTGGTCCCTGCGGAACGCGGCCCCCGCACAGCGCTACCGGCTGCTGACCGCCGTCGAGGACGGCCGGGTGATCGGCCGGGCGCAGACCGGTCTCTCCCACGACAGCCCGAAGCCGGGGGCCGCCTTCTGCAATGTGTACGTACATCCGGACCACCGGGGGCGCGGGGCGGGCTCGCTGCTGGTGCGGGCTGCCGAGGATCATCTGCGTGAGGTGGGCGGTACATCCGTCTACTCGTGGGTCCTTGACGAACCCGCGTACCGGTCCTTCGCGGGCCGGGCAGGCTACCGGCCGCTGCGTTCCGCCCATTTCCTGCGGCTCGACCTGACGGCGGGCCTGCCGCCCCTCACTGAGCCGCCCTCCGGGGTGGAGCTGCGTACGGCGGCCGACTTCGCCGCGGATCCGCGTGCGGTCTTCGCACTCGACGCCGAGGTCTCGGCGGACGAGCCGAGCGATGTCGGCGCTGAGCTGGACGACTACGAGGACTGGCTGGAGCACATCTGGGGCCATCCGCTGCTCGACCGGGAGGTGACGACGATCGCCGTGGCGGGGGGCAGGCCCGTGGCGTTCAGTGCGGCGTACACGGACGGGGTGAGCCAGTACTCGTCGGCCATGACCGGCACGGCAAGGGACCACCGCGGCCGTGGTCTCGCCAAGCTCGTGAAGAACACGGCGCTGCACCGGGCGCGGGAGGCCGGTCTCACCGAGGCGTTCACCGGCAACGACGCGGAGAACGGCCCGATGCTGGCGATCAACAAGTGGTTCGGCTATGAGGTCGCGGCCACCGAGGTACACCATCTCCGCGAACTCGGCTAG
- a CDS encoding DUF5954 family protein codes for MSREDMSRGPMWPIVVRPPDHPVEAVVEADARDAARDSETLLVRGPLFGVAAQDAGETRRWRVVIAVDSGFPQLARDSLNSLLWFRAKDDTQDREERRALLAAVARLESECVDELTVFGTRYRVVRAEDYVSTGRNGIEQPRPTDPEPAVPDWNWGVKEQRIDEGLVLDPQAPVTPAQAAERLALRSLAYTGARFPEHVAGDSRRALETHPDVLLMPPAFRIMEEDGSGWKSGSGLHTSAHYARKQLDFTLTWFEPRQRGLIPQGADGRDVDARSVTAEGGDTAAQQELAEYVRAADRLRAERANQIEVGGIIHRVCRARRLLRWGPDGPEGPRPSDTSSHPPEQIHPFLDEDGNVHYEVDVEDDAEDA; via the coding sequence ATGAGCCGTGAAGACATGAGCCGGGGACCGATGTGGCCGATCGTGGTGAGGCCTCCGGATCATCCGGTGGAAGCGGTCGTGGAGGCCGACGCACGCGACGCCGCACGGGACAGCGAGACCCTCCTGGTGCGAGGGCCCCTGTTCGGGGTGGCCGCCCAGGACGCCGGGGAGACGAGGCGGTGGCGGGTGGTGATCGCTGTGGACTCCGGCTTCCCGCAGCTGGCCAGGGACAGTCTCAACTCACTGCTGTGGTTCCGTGCGAAGGACGACACCCAGGACAGGGAGGAGCGGCGCGCCCTGCTGGCCGCCGTCGCGCGGCTGGAGAGCGAATGCGTCGATGAACTCACCGTGTTCGGGACCCGCTACCGCGTGGTGCGGGCCGAGGACTACGTGAGTACGGGGCGCAACGGCATCGAGCAGCCGCGCCCGACCGACCCGGAGCCCGCCGTCCCGGACTGGAACTGGGGTGTGAAGGAGCAACGGATCGATGAGGGACTGGTGCTGGATCCACAGGCGCCGGTCACACCCGCTCAGGCCGCAGAGCGGCTGGCCCTGCGGAGCCTGGCCTACACCGGGGCCCGGTTCCCCGAACACGTGGCCGGTGACTCCCGGCGGGCTCTGGAGACCCACCCCGACGTGCTCCTGATGCCTCCGGCGTTCAGGATCATGGAAGAGGACGGGTCCGGATGGAAGTCGGGCAGTGGACTGCATACCAGCGCGCACTATGCCCGCAAACAATTGGACTTCACTCTCACGTGGTTCGAGCCGCGCCAGCGGGGCCTCATTCCGCAGGGTGCCGACGGCAGGGACGTCGACGCCCGTTCGGTGACCGCCGAGGGCGGGGACACCGCGGCCCAACAGGAGTTGGCCGAGTACGTCCGGGCCGCCGACAGGCTGCGGGCCGAACGTGCCAATCAGATCGAGGTCGGGGGCATCATCCACCGGGTCTGCCGTGCCCGCCGACTGCTGCGCTGGGGACCTGACGGGCCCGAAGGACCCCGTCCGTCCGACACGAGCAGCCACCCTCCTGAGCAGATTCACCCCTTCCTCGACGAAGACGGCAACGTGCACTACGAGGTCGATGTCGAGGACGACGCCGAGGACGCGTGA
- a CDS encoding methyltransferase domain-containing protein yields MTINRDSAGPDRRDAGRGAGRDGGQDVDRDVDRDVDRDVEAATFDQEADHGLGDPDVREAWAARLAAWLPAAPADVLDLGCGTGSLSLLAALSGHRVTAVDRSLPMVELARAKLAGTGARTVAGDASRPPVAARRFDAVLVRHVLWTLPDPAAALRRWCALLRPGGRLVLVEGFRDGIGIPAAELTELLAPLTERVHTERLSGDARLWGGPVSDERYATVAVPTPARRHTEVVDVHLFVRRGDEVLLARRANTGYGDGLFNSPSGHVEEGEDVREAMVREAAEEVGLALTPEDLRIALVMQHRAPSGATRVGWFFEVEHGAGGEPVNTEPHKCSELAWFPLDALPDDMVAYCRAGAKAYAAGERFVLHLHEPGDPVAYVPDGPARAVALAVAGER; encoded by the coding sequence ATGACGATCAACAGGGACAGCGCGGGCCCGGACCGCCGAGACGCCGGCCGGGGTGCCGGACGGGACGGTGGCCAGGACGTCGACCGGGACGTCGACCGGGACGTCGACCGGGACGTCGAGGCGGCGACGTTCGACCAGGAGGCCGACCACGGGCTGGGCGATCCCGACGTGCGGGAGGCGTGGGCGGCCAGGCTCGCGGCCTGGCTGCCCGCGGCCCCGGCCGACGTGCTGGATCTCGGTTGCGGCACGGGCAGCCTCTCGCTGCTCGCCGCGCTCTCCGGTCACCGGGTGACGGCCGTCGACCGGTCCCTGCCCATGGTGGAGCTGGCCCGAGCGAAGCTCGCGGGGACCGGAGCGAGGACAGTGGCAGGTGACGCCTCAAGGCCGCCCGTCGCCGCCCGTCGATTCGACGCCGTTCTCGTCCGGCACGTGCTGTGGACGCTGCCCGACCCGGCCGCGGCGCTGCGCCGCTGGTGCGCGCTGCTGCGGCCGGGCGGCAGACTGGTCCTCGTCGAGGGATTCCGGGACGGCATCGGCATCCCCGCGGCGGAACTGACCGAGCTGCTCGCCCCGCTCACCGAACGCGTCCACACCGAGCGGCTTTCGGGCGACGCGCGGCTCTGGGGCGGACCGGTCTCCGACGAGCGGTACGCGACGGTGGCGGTCCCCACGCCTGCCAGGCGCCACACCGAAGTCGTCGACGTCCACCTCTTCGTACGGCGCGGCGACGAGGTACTGCTCGCGAGGCGCGCCAACACCGGCTATGGGGACGGCCTCTTCAACTCCCCTTCCGGACACGTCGAGGAGGGCGAGGACGTCAGGGAGGCCATGGTCCGCGAGGCGGCGGAGGAGGTCGGACTGGCACTGACCCCGGAGGATCTGCGGATCGCGCTGGTCATGCAGCACAGGGCGCCGTCGGGCGCGACCCGCGTGGGCTGGTTCTTCGAGGTGGAGCACGGCGCGGGCGGCGAGCCGGTCAACACCGAGCCGCACAAGTGCTCGGAGCTTGCCTGGTTCCCGCTCGACGCCCTGCCCGACGACATGGTCGCGTACTGCAGGGCGGGTGCGAAGGCCTACGCGGCGGGCGAGCGTTTCGTCCTCCACCTGCACGAGCCCGGCGACCCCGTGGCGTACGTACCGGACGGGCCCGCCAGGGCGGTGGCGCTTGCCGTGGCGGGGGAGAGGTGA